The proteins below are encoded in one region of Picrophilus oshimae DSM 9789:
- a CDS encoding MFS transporter, producing the protein MMRKFNKSQRRTIGLVTTTIGLRTMGLFLVLPIFSIYSHKFTSSLLLSGIALGAYGITMALSQTPFGMLSDKIGRKNVIYMGIATFIIGNLICAFPDNIYGLITGRLLEGIGSVSAAGIALIHENVPENTRNVSDALIGIGIGASFMLGVLIGPVLASFIGYSYVFLIASILGIISAVPVSLVHEGSKYNKKPLKSRIPGRLALISFISFFIYLYMITFYFYLPFLATRYYKVSNFYEFLIPVVVVAGIIGVGLAEPADRDKTVRFSLISLIILLISAPVYFYLDYFMNNNIVFILGVFAFYTGYIISEIVFPTLITRLASRDSYGGNLGFYTSMQHAGVFFGGLIPGLISVNINIKNIDYISITISLFIMISIIVLYKTTGFREIYKKNP; encoded by the coding sequence ATGATGCGAAAATTTAATAAATCACAGAGAAGAACAATAGGTCTTGTAACAACAACAATTGGCCTCAGAACAATGGGGCTTTTTCTTGTTCTTCCAATTTTTTCCATTTACAGCCATAAATTTACATCATCACTTTTGCTATCGGGCATTGCCCTTGGCGCATATGGTATAACAATGGCACTGTCCCAGACGCCATTTGGCATGCTATCAGATAAAATAGGCAGAAAAAATGTAATATACATGGGTATAGCCACTTTTATAATAGGAAATCTAATATGCGCATTTCCAGATAATATATACGGTTTGATAACTGGAAGACTTCTTGAGGGTATTGGCTCTGTGAGCGCCGCAGGAATAGCACTAATTCATGAAAATGTACCTGAAAATACAAGAAACGTTTCAGACGCATTAATAGGTATAGGCATTGGCGCGTCATTTATGCTTGGCGTTCTTATAGGTCCGGTTCTTGCATCATTTATTGGCTACTCATATGTATTTTTAATAGCCTCCATACTTGGAATAATATCGGCAGTTCCTGTGAGCCTTGTTCATGAAGGATCAAAATATAATAAAAAACCTTTAAAATCACGGATACCTGGTAGACTGGCATTAATATCGTTTATAAGCTTTTTTATATATTTATATATGATTACATTCTATTTTTATCTTCCATTCCTGGCCACAAGGTACTATAAAGTAAGCAATTTTTATGAGTTTCTTATACCAGTTGTGGTTGTTGCTGGCATTATAGGCGTTGGCCTTGCAGAACCGGCTGACAGGGATAAAACAGTACGTTTTTCACTAATATCGTTAATAATACTTTTGATCAGTGCACCTGTATATTTCTATCTGGATTATTTTATGAATAATAACATTGTTTTTATACTCGGTGTGTTTGCATTTTACACAGGTTATATAATAAGTGAGATCGTCTTTCCAACCTTAATAACAAGGCTTGCCTCAAGGGACTCATACGGTGGAAACCTTGGCTTTTACACATCAATGCAGCATGCCGGTGTCTTTTTTGGCGGTCTTATACCTGGATTGATCTCGGTGAATATAAATATAAAGAACATTGACTATATTTCAATAACAATATCATTATTTATAATGATCTCAATAATTGTGCTCTATAAAACAACCGGCTTCAGGGAGATATATAAAAAAAATCCATAA
- a CDS encoding molybdopterin molybdotransferase MoeA, with amino-acid sequence MGMIFHSLIDINEASLKLNNIRKIDDVEVININDAIGRISAEDVFSRMPLPLYSRSQVDGYAVLHDDLLNADYNKPVRLKLAGETYIGEKAVKHPGHGYCIKVPTGGIIPIGADAMVPFEDTENESDYIKFIKPVEIFNEISNAGVDLISGELIINKYKMIDERDIAVLASTGQSRLKVLRRLSIGIIPTGDELINPGDDYIPGKIYDSSASMYSELKKYPAFSVIKYNIAKDSYDEISNAIHRSVNENDVTVTIGSTSAGDRDMVYKILENISPGIIFHGLRVKPGKPMAAGINKDKLILAMPGFPVSSMMLLYSLVIPALFNMLHYNYKICTVNGITGSTFRLHRGYTDLMLVRAVKRDNLYVFYPVPGDSGSITRIKRANGFSIIRSENDYLKKGSSLEAHLFNNDVPEILFYGQYYPYLNINLNYAFVEAGYNNIIESMKNHEADVYISNYSDIDHQDYYSIKKSVEYGLCKNSDKRDIIAVLYNGSGLYERSKPLLKNFRSVLYMENPYTVSYYVNEKRCDAGITYKIYSDLYKMPFESLGFIDFNFYISRNSKYFKVIYNEIEKL; translated from the coding sequence ATGGGCATGATATTTCACAGTTTAATTGATATAAATGAGGCATCATTGAAGCTTAATAATATCAGGAAGATCGATGATGTTGAGGTTATAAATATAAATGATGCCATCGGCAGAATATCTGCAGAGGATGTTTTCAGCAGAATGCCCCTGCCACTTTATTCAAGATCGCAGGTCGATGGCTATGCAGTTCTTCACGATGATCTATTAAATGCGGATTATAATAAACCTGTAAGATTAAAGCTTGCCGGTGAAACATACATCGGTGAAAAGGCTGTAAAACATCCAGGCCACGGCTACTGTATTAAGGTACCAACAGGAGGCATAATACCAATTGGCGCCGATGCCATGGTTCCATTTGAGGATACCGAGAATGAATCAGATTACATAAAATTCATTAAACCAGTTGAAATTTTTAACGAAATATCAAATGCCGGTGTGGATCTAATCTCCGGCGAACTTATAATAAATAAATACAAGATGATTGATGAGCGTGATATAGCAGTTCTGGCATCAACAGGCCAGTCCAGATTAAAGGTATTGAGAAGACTAAGTATAGGCATAATACCAACCGGTGATGAGTTAATAAATCCAGGCGATGATTACATTCCTGGAAAGATATATGATTCCAGTGCATCAATGTACTCTGAATTAAAAAAATACCCGGCATTTTCAGTTATAAAATATAATATAGCAAAGGACTCATACGATGAAATATCAAATGCGATACATAGATCAGTTAATGAAAATGATGTAACAGTAACAATAGGCAGCACATCTGCCGGTGACCGGGACATGGTTTATAAAATACTGGAAAACATTAGTCCAGGGATAATATTTCATGGGCTGAGGGTAAAGCCAGGAAAGCCAATGGCCGCTGGAATAAACAAAGATAAATTAATACTGGCAATGCCAGGATTTCCAGTTTCATCAATGATGCTTCTTTACTCACTTGTTATACCAGCATTGTTTAACATGCTTCATTATAATTATAAAATATGTACCGTTAATGGTATAACAGGCAGCACTTTTAGACTTCACAGGGGATACACAGATTTAATGCTTGTAAGGGCTGTAAAGCGTGATAATTTATATGTTTTTTATCCCGTTCCAGGTGATTCCGGATCAATAACAAGGATAAAAAGGGCAAATGGTTTTTCAATAATAAGATCCGAAAATGATTACCTCAAAAAGGGATCTTCACTGGAAGCACATTTATTCAACAACGATGTGCCGGAGATACTTTTTTATGGTCAGTACTATCCATATCTTAATATTAATTTAAATTATGCATTTGTTGAGGCTGGATACAACAATATAATTGAATCCATGAAAAACCATGAGGCCGATGTATATATATCAAATTATTCAGATATAGATCATCAGGACTATTATTCAATAAAAAAATCCGTTGAATACGGTTTATGCAAAAATTCTGATAAAAGAGATATCATTGCAGTGCTTTACAACGGTTCCGGGCTTTATGAGAGATCAAAACCGTTACTAAAAAATTTCAGATCCGTGCTTTACATGGAGAACCCATACACGGTCTCATATTATGTTAATGAAAAAAGATGCGATGCGGGAATAACATACAAAATATATTCTGATCTTTATAAAATGCCTTTTGAAAGTCTCGGATTCATTGATTTTAATTTTTACATATCAAGGAACAGCAAATACTTTAAGGTTATATATAATGAAATAGAAAAACTATGA
- a CDS encoding 4Fe-4S binding protein, with protein MNEVTFIIGLLTAVLMTLYVTVVFSYIVKYRYVVSFAKVAAIGIFTAMMASMLNSITFYITTKRGMLDTILSFAIGMALMTQPLVATFIAVIHGGIGRKGLTRGIGEGFTFLLIWNEVSMGIFLYYLFNPTIVNFDYYHLLYSLAFVTPLSYGINTFYFLIPMSVEMIVIFFVYKPKRMHKYASISIFLMDMFSPTLLGNNQFIFIGILGETIIMIIFMIITLEYIADHKMLLPRDDAHHIRMVFIDYFLMAAGTFVGSIVLRPFGLAWILLAMAIIFGMYYYFDSIFRESISSALVQKHVVIKKYALKDTRPFMALVLLLSFLSEWLLAASMNFSIFNFKPYFDIYNTYRDYSLYFVNSKYIYAFSKLFYHVYVPANYGVSNFSIFYLVRFGGIYVFKNPFSYFLAGIYLVGEIINSPEFLIITGLEMGALVIFQMKKIKDLGKRVNLGIALAAYAIYTVLGPNFLNPAWYNLLPLWPTTGYEAGIYPYLVIPLIGSYVLYAILASLFGRRAYCSTLCPYTIMYGSSIAQAMIPYNYESRISRKTIGKKFQDYLYPVISVSWVFAIFGSIFSYYYMRTGSLGFSFYGIDPAYLYVIVFWDILFYAFFISIPFTGMSPCRRYGFCSTGTFVGLFSYLGFFKLKVHDKNLCKTCETKACAVSCETGLAEMPGEFIKNGYFKSSKCVGSGDCIRACPYNNIYFYDFRTFIKEKILKSTHASQEDVKAGFK; from the coding sequence ATGAATGAGGTAACTTTTATCATCGGTCTGCTTACAGCAGTACTGATGACCTTATATGTTACAGTCGTTTTCTCATACATAGTTAAATATAGATATGTTGTTTCATTTGCAAAGGTTGCAGCAATAGGAATATTTACAGCGATGATGGCAAGCATGCTAAACTCAATTACATTTTACATAACAACAAAACGTGGCATGCTTGATACCATACTATCATTTGCAATAGGCATGGCATTAATGACACAGCCCCTGGTGGCAACATTTATAGCAGTTATCCATGGTGGTATAGGAAGAAAGGGCTTAACAAGGGGCATCGGTGAGGGTTTTACATTTCTTTTAATATGGAACGAGGTTTCAATGGGTATATTCCTTTATTACCTTTTCAATCCTACAATAGTAAACTTTGATTATTATCATTTACTTTACTCACTTGCATTTGTAACGCCATTAAGCTATGGCATAAACACATTCTATTTTTTAATACCCATGAGCGTGGAGATGATTGTAATCTTCTTTGTTTATAAACCAAAGAGGATGCATAAATACGCATCGATATCAATCTTTCTTATGGATATGTTCTCACCAACACTTCTCGGAAATAATCAGTTTATATTTATAGGTATACTTGGCGAAACCATTATAATGATAATATTTATGATAATCACACTTGAGTACATAGCAGATCATAAAATGCTTCTACCAAGGGATGATGCGCATCACATAAGAATGGTTTTTATAGATTATTTTTTAATGGCCGCAGGTACATTTGTTGGGTCAATTGTGCTTAGACCGTTTGGACTGGCATGGATTCTGCTCGCAATGGCCATAATCTTTGGCATGTACTATTATTTTGACAGTATATTCCGTGAGAGCATAAGCTCTGCATTGGTTCAGAAACATGTAGTAATAAAAAAATATGCATTGAAGGACACAAGACCATTTATGGCCCTTGTTCTTTTACTTTCATTTTTATCGGAATGGCTTCTGGCAGCATCCATGAATTTTTCAATATTTAATTTCAAGCCATATTTTGATATTTATAACACATATAGAGATTACTCGCTTTATTTTGTAAATTCAAAGTACATATATGCCTTTTCAAAGCTTTTTTATCATGTTTATGTTCCGGCAAACTACGGGGTATCAAATTTTTCTATATTTTACCTTGTACGCTTTGGTGGAATATACGTTTTTAAGAATCCGTTTTCATACTTCCTTGCAGGTATATACCTTGTAGGCGAGATAATAAACTCACCCGAGTTTCTTATTATAACAGGCCTTGAAATGGGTGCACTTGTAATATTCCAGATGAAAAAGATAAAGGATCTTGGCAAAAGGGTAAACCTTGGTATTGCACTGGCCGCATATGCAATTTACACAGTACTTGGCCCAAACTTTTTGAATCCTGCATGGTATAATCTATTACCGTTATGGCCAACAACCGGATACGAGGCTGGTATATATCCATACCTTGTTATACCATTGATTGGATCATACGTGCTCTATGCCATTCTTGCCTCTCTATTTGGTAGAAGAGCATACTGTTCAACACTATGTCCATACACAATAATGTACGGTAGCAGCATAGCCCAGGCAATGATACCCTATAATTATGAATCAAGGATTAGCAGAAAGACCATTGGTAAGAAGTTCCAGGACTATCTTTATCCTGTAATCTCAGTGTCATGGGTGTTTGCCATATTTGGCTCCATATTTTCATATTATTACATGAGAACAGGCAGTCTTGGATTTAGCTTTTATGGAATAGACCCGGCGTATCTATATGTAATAGTTTTCTGGGATATACTATTCTATGCATTCTTTATATCAATACCTTTCACCGGAATGAGTCCGTGCAGGCGTTATGGATTCTGCAGTACAGGAACGTTTGTAGGATTGTTTAGCTACCTGGGATTCTTTAAATTAAAGGTTCATGATAAAAATCTATGCAAAACATGTGAGACAAAGGCCTGCGCCGTATCATGTGAGACTGGGCTTGCAGAGATGCCCGGAGAATTTATAAAAAATGGATACTTTAAGAGTTCAAAATGCGTCGGCTCCGGTGATTGCATACGTGCCTGCCCTTACAATAATATATACTTTTATGATTTTAGAACGTTCATAAAAGAGAAAATATTAAAATCAACACATGCATCACAGGAAGATGTGAAGGCTGGATTTAAATGA
- a CDS encoding pyridoxal phosphate-dependent aminotransferase has protein sequence MIFLDKNENPFDVPEKIKQDFIEFVKRAGFNRYPERGLPDLLNAISDLTGYDADNLIAGNGSDELLERIISNSESILISTPTFEMYSFYANNYNKRLINVPLKNDFNIDAERIVESDAETVIICSPNNPTGNLQNIDDIKYILDSGKNVVIDNAYYEFSGYDYKGLVDSYDNLILLRTFSKAFSMAGLRIGYGISKSSIIKDIKRKMPPFYMNILSEGIVRLAVDNYKLIEDRINYIIKERSRVYNEISDMAFKSDANFLLLKKDLYDYMMKNGVMIRKLPLMPGYSRITIGSEDENNVAIKLIKNIK, from the coding sequence ATGATATTCCTTGATAAGAATGAAAACCCATTCGATGTTCCTGAAAAAATAAAGCAGGATTTCATTGAATTTGTAAAAAGGGCTGGTTTCAACAGGTATCCAGAAAGGGGATTGCCTGATCTTTTAAATGCAATATCCGATTTAACGGGATACGATGCAGATAATCTAATTGCCGGAAATGGCAGTGACGAGCTCCTTGAGAGGATAATATCAAATTCTGAATCCATATTAATAAGCACGCCGACCTTTGAGATGTACTCATTCTATGCAAATAATTACAATAAGAGATTAATTAATGTACCATTAAAAAATGATTTTAACATTGACGCGGAAAGAATTGTTGAATCAGATGCAGAAACCGTAATAATATGCTCGCCAAATAATCCAACTGGAAATCTACAGAACATCGATGACATAAAGTATATACTTGATTCTGGCAAGAATGTTGTAATAGACAATGCCTATTATGAATTTTCAGGATACGATTATAAAGGCCTTGTTGACAGTTATGATAATTTAATACTTTTAAGGACGTTTTCAAAGGCCTTTTCAATGGCAGGCCTGAGGATAGGATATGGAATCTCAAAATCCAGTATTATTAAGGACATAAAAAGGAAGATGCCACCGTTCTACATGAATATATTATCAGAGGGTATTGTAAGACTGGCCGTTGACAATTATAAGTTAATAGAGGATAGAATAAATTATATAATAAAGGAGAGGTCAAGGGTTTACAATGAAATATCAGATATGGCATTTAAAAGTGATGCAAACTTTCTGCTGCTAAAAAAGGATCTATACGATTACATGATGAAAAATGGTGTTATGATAAGGAAGCTGCCACTTATGCCAGGCTACTCAAGGATAACCATTGGTAGTGAGGATGAAAATAACGTGGCCATAAAGCTTATAAAAAATATTAAATAA
- a CDS encoding M1 family metallopeptidase, whose product MEINRYDIYLDIDFYGKRYTGEEDITVNNLENSIHFDAIDIEINEILFNGNKCNINNDDNGFTINNVSGSGKFHIKFSANVSRSLKGLYLAGSENEYILSTQFEESDARRAFPCVDHPAYKSVFHLKVSIDKELNAISNMPIRSESIEKDKKIIDFNDTPRMSSYLVYIGVGRFDERSDLYDGKRIYLTAMKGHLAHSDYPIEVAKKSLSYLENYTNIKYMLPKLHLISVPEFAAGAMENWGAITFREILLSIDSSSSNKSYKRTSEVITHELVHQWFGDLVTMKWWNDLWLNESFATFFAFKTVNDTEPEWHFYEDFLLDQTDGAYTMDSIVNSHPINAEVSDPQGVSRLSYEIRYGKGANVLRMLEAYIGDDLFMNGLRNYLKKFSYSNAAGSDLWASMDASSKKDISGMMNFWISKQGYPYIEVKSGERLKLRQSQFLFLEDRDETWPIPLFINRMSGTETLLFNSKEIELDSDVLSLNYNHNGFYRVLYDDTTYENIIKNIDKINSLERWGLANDLYAFLLSGKIDLKTYSNRIESLKKLNDALIIDEISKQFFNLYSITMNQYFLDELKFYAQEKMEFIEKNKKNDFNYTIVLASIYERLAHYDLEFDRKLLSEYNDYYKTDSNFRLSYLIARARIENNIDYLTDILLKASNDEDKTKAIYAISMLSGNDNYKKIMDLVSSGRVKKQDANSFFIAMSYNKDAREFLIENMLEIIDTLMNIKASVLRINRTVQTMISYAGLYDPERARREASKIKNIDIDGGIKKGLEFLNVFENLNKNIKL is encoded by the coding sequence ATGGAAATTAATAGATATGATATATACCTTGATATTGATTTTTATGGAAAAAGGTATACAGGAGAGGAGGATATTACTGTAAATAATCTTGAAAACAGCATACATTTTGATGCCATTGACATTGAAATAAATGAGATTCTATTTAATGGTAATAAATGTAATATAAATAATGATGATAATGGCTTTACAATAAACAACGTTTCAGGCTCAGGCAAATTCCATATAAAGTTCTCTGCAAATGTATCAAGAAGCCTTAAAGGCCTATACCTTGCTGGAAGCGAAAATGAATACATACTCTCAACGCAGTTCGAGGAGTCAGATGCAAGACGTGCATTTCCATGCGTTGACCATCCTGCATATAAATCAGTATTCCATTTAAAAGTTTCAATAGATAAGGAACTAAATGCAATATCGAACATGCCGATAAGATCAGAAAGCATTGAGAAAGACAAAAAAATTATAGATTTCAATGACACGCCAAGAATGTCCTCATATCTCGTTTACATAGGTGTTGGCAGGTTCGATGAACGCTCCGATCTCTATGATGGAAAACGCATCTATTTAACTGCAATGAAGGGTCATTTGGCCCATTCGGATTATCCTATAGAGGTTGCAAAGAAATCACTGAGCTATCTTGAAAATTACACAAATATAAAGTATATGCTGCCAAAACTGCATTTAATCTCAGTTCCTGAATTCGCAGCAGGTGCAATGGAGAACTGGGGTGCAATAACCTTTAGGGAGATACTGTTAAGCATAGACTCGTCAAGTTCAAACAAAAGCTATAAAAGAACCTCCGAGGTAATTACACATGAGCTTGTGCATCAGTGGTTCGGCGACCTTGTTACAATGAAGTGGTGGAACGATCTCTGGCTAAATGAGAGCTTTGCAACGTTCTTTGCATTTAAAACAGTGAATGATACAGAGCCGGAATGGCACTTCTATGAAGATTTTCTTTTGGATCAGACAGACGGTGCATACACAATGGATTCCATTGTGAATTCACATCCTATAAATGCAGAGGTTTCAGATCCCCAGGGCGTTTCCAGGCTTTCATATGAGATAAGATACGGCAAGGGCGCAAACGTTTTAAGGATGCTTGAGGCATACATTGGTGACGATCTCTTTATGAACGGCCTTAGAAACTATCTAAAGAAGTTCTCATACAGCAACGCTGCAGGCTCCGATCTCTGGGCATCCATGGACGCCTCATCGAAAAAGGATATCTCTGGAATGATGAATTTCTGGATCTCAAAGCAGGGATATCCATACATAGAGGTAAAATCCGGCGAAAGATTAAAATTAAGGCAGTCGCAGTTTCTGTTCCTTGAAGATAGGGATGAAACATGGCCAATACCATTATTCATAAACCGCATGTCCGGAACAGAGACATTACTGTTTAATTCAAAGGAGATCGAGCTTGATTCTGATGTTCTATCATTAAATTATAATCATAATGGATTCTACAGGGTATTATACGATGATACAACATATGAGAATATTATAAAGAACATAGATAAAATAAATTCACTGGAACGCTGGGGTCTTGCAAACGATCTCTATGCATTTTTGCTCTCAGGAAAGATCGATTTAAAAACATATTCAAACAGAATTGAATCGTTGAAAAAATTAAATGATGCATTAATAATAGATGAGATATCAAAGCAGTTCTTCAATCTTTATAGCATAACAATGAACCAGTACTTTCTAGATGAATTAAAATTCTATGCGCAGGAAAAAATGGAATTCATAGAGAAAAATAAAAAGAATGACTTTAATTATACCATAGTACTGGCCTCCATTTACGAGAGGCTTGCACATTACGATTTAGAATTCGATAGAAAGCTGCTTTCAGAATACAATGATTATTACAAAACGGATTCAAACTTCAGGCTATCATATCTAATAGCAAGGGCAAGGATAGAGAACAACATTGATTATTTAACAGATATACTGTTAAAGGCAAGCAACGACGAGGATAAAACAAAGGCAATATATGCAATTTCAATGCTCTCAGGCAATGATAATTACAAAAAGATCATGGATCTGGTCTCATCAGGCAGGGTTAAAAAGCAGGATGCAAACTCATTTTTCATAGCAATGTCATACAACAAGGATGCAAGGGAATTTTTAATAGAGAACATGCTTGAGATAATAGATACATTAATGAACATAAAGGCCAGCGTTCTTAGAATAAACAGGACTGTTCAGACAATGATATCATATGCAGGTTTGTATGATCCGGAGAGAGCAAGAAGGGAAGCCTCAAAAATAAAAAATATTGACATAGATGGCGGAATAAAGAAGGGCCTAGAATTCTTAAATGTCTTTGAAAACCTAAACAAAAATATAAAATTATAA
- the mobA gene encoding molybdenum cofactor guanylyltransferase has product MISIIFAKKSERFPGKHHAMICGEEMIKRISRIINESMLFDKIILYTKDETLYSEYCDIVIDKSKGTLIDSLMSCLKEYSEFLAVGGDMPLLDYNILKYLMDNYNGRSLAVSSYGFIQPLLSIYNKSIINDLDKYILSGSKSIYKFIMKSNFKILNINTFKTMSVNTLNDLKEINYYLGC; this is encoded by the coding sequence ATGATATCAATTATATTTGCAAAGAAGAGCGAGAGGTTTCCTGGAAAGCACCATGCAATGATATGCGGTGAGGAGATGATAAAAAGAATATCAAGAATAATAAACGAATCAATGCTCTTTGATAAAATAATATTGTACACCAAGGATGAAACGCTTTACTCAGAATACTGCGATATTGTAATCGATAAAAGCAAAGGGACTTTAATAGATTCATTAATGTCCTGCTTAAAAGAATACAGTGAATTCCTTGCGGTCGGTGGTGATATGCCACTTCTGGATTATAATATATTAAAATATTTAATGGATAATTACAACGGGCGTTCTCTGGCCGTATCTTCATATGGCTTTATCCAGCCACTGCTTTCAATTTATAATAAATCAATAATAAATGATCTTGATAAATATATATTGTCTGGCAGCAAAAGCATTTATAAATTTATAATGAAGAGCAATTTTAAGATTTTAAACATCAATACTTTTAAAACAATGAGTGTGAACACATTAAACGATTTAAAAGAAATAAATTATTACCTTGGCTGTTAA
- a CDS encoding Rossmann-fold NAD(P)-binding domain-containing protein, with amino-acid sequence MNLKGKRVLITSESGVADKLCEAFARNGAMVYLVYSNHERAENIKRKIQNMARFIEIGKNIDDFHDYDVSINNIFIDTENDNEIYRFLEHGLGNINKIKSNFIVNAVYARNDSYLYRVIRDVFNDVSIEMKNKILKTVAGHKIDPEYIIKAPGNSKEETKNLDFVNAVLFAAIEDYNIKEIEL; translated from the coding sequence ATGAATCTTAAGGGAAAAAGGGTTTTGATCACCAGCGAGTCTGGTGTTGCAGATAAACTTTGCGAGGCCTTTGCAAGAAACGGTGCCATGGTATACCTGGTTTACAGCAACCATGAAAGGGCTGAGAACATTAAAAGGAAGATTCAAAACATGGCGAGGTTCATAGAGATAGGAAAAAACATAGATGACTTCCATGATTATGATGTTTCAATAAACAACATATTCATAGATACAGAAAATGATAATGAAATTTACAGATTCCTGGAGCATGGCCTTGGCAATATTAATAAAATAAAGTCAAATTTTATTGTAAATGCAGTATATGCAAGAAATGATAGCTATTTATACCGTGTTATAAGAGATGTCTTCAATGACGTTTCAATTGAGATGAAAAACAAAATTTTAAAGACTGTTGCAGGACATAAAATAGATCCGGAGTATATTATAAAGGCCCCAGGCAATTCAAAGGAGGAGACAAAAAACCTTGACTTTGTTAATGCCGTTCTCTTTGCAGCAATAGAGGATTATAATATAAAGGAAATAGAATTATAA
- a CDS encoding molybdopterin molybdotransferase MoeA has translation MKRIMRGFENFISYNDALGKISMKLKIKTETLCIASALNRISASDVLSNEYVPDNDKSAVDGYAIISDDTMNASIENPARLDIKYTVRPGQVPGSIDHGECAEVYTGSYIPINSNAVVKAEDTENHGDSIMVYRHLNMNENISKMGEDLYPGFNIIKKDSLIEAQHIAAMEAVKIEKIDVYKKIKLCIINTGDEVYYNSVRNSTGYMLKSFYSMPYIDVIGPFISRDDKNEIMNIINKNINNCDIMIITGGSSIGRYDLVGDVLSGLGKCIFSGVSIKPGRTVSLFNLNGRPVISCSGLPVAALISSYFIISKIIKNTFNISIEKPISGRLSSNVSNRIGFTKFQICRTYISDNNVIIEPLKTTGSGLISSVIKGNSFIIINDGLEGIAMNSIVMAYLIGDVKWA, from the coding sequence ATGAAAAGGATAATGAGGGGATTTGAAAATTTTATAAGTTATAACGATGCCCTGGGAAAAATAAGCATGAAATTAAAAATCAAAACCGAAACATTGTGCATTGCCAGTGCATTAAACAGGATCTCGGCATCAGATGTATTATCAAATGAATATGTTCCAGATAATGATAAGAGCGCTGTTGATGGCTATGCAATAATATCTGATGATACCATGAATGCCTCAATTGAAAATCCTGCCAGGCTGGATATAAAATATACTGTAAGGCCGGGGCAGGTGCCAGGATCAATAGACCATGGTGAATGTGCCGAGGTGTACACAGGATCATACATTCCAATAAATTCAAATGCTGTTGTAAAGGCCGAGGACACGGAGAACCACGGCGATTCAATAATGGTTTACAGGCATTTAAATATGAATGAGAACATCTCTAAAATGGGCGAGGATCTATATCCTGGATTTAACATAATCAAAAAGGATTCATTAATAGAGGCGCAGCACATTGCGGCAATGGAAGCGGTAAAAATAGAAAAAATAGACGTTTATAAAAAGATAAAACTATGCATTATAAACACCGGGGACGAGGTTTATTATAATTCAGTTAGGAATTCAACAGGTTACATGCTAAAATCATTCTATTCAATGCCATACATTGATGTAATCGGTCCATTTATCTCCAGGGACGATAAAAATGAGATAATGAATATAATTAATAAAAATATAAACAACTGTGATATTATGATAATAACCGGTGGCAGCAGTATAGGCCGCTATGATCTTGTAGGAGATGTGCTCTCCGGTCTTGGAAAATGCATATTCTCCGGTGTCTCAATAAAACCTGGGAGAACGGTTTCACTATTTAATTTAAATGGCAGGCCGGTTATATCATGCTCTGGCCTCCCTGTGGCGGCATTAATATCATCATATTTTATAATATCAAAGATCATTAAGAATACCTTTAATATAAGCATTGAAAAACCCATATCTGGAAGGCTTTCATCAAACGTTTCAAACAGGATAGGATTCACAAAGTTTCAGATCTGCAGGACATACATCTCGGATAATAATGTAATAATAGAGCCATTGAAGACAACAGGTTCTGGTTTGATCTCAAGCGTTATAAAAGGCAATTCATTTATAATAATAAATGATGGCCTTGAGGGTATTGCAATGAACTCAATTGTTATGGCATACCTTATCGGTGATGTAAAATGGGCATGA